The bacterium genome has a window encoding:
- a CDS encoding FAD-dependent monooxygenase: protein MADIPRILIVGGGIAGLTLAAALHRRAFKPELVERSPTWDAIAIGAGIGVQPNGMRVMHALGMGAAIEERGWVNPRWCFCDQQGDVLCETDLATLWGAVGRWVAIARTDLHEVLVAGAAGVPQRLGVSVGSLTRHASGVVVGFSDGSSGEYDLVVGADGIGSTVRRLTVSTARPTDLGAMNWRGVAPVRPRGLTTLQFLLGDACFFGLSPVSEGRTYGFGYVMQPRVHDPVEGRLARLRGRFAEFGPLVQEYLGAFDRDEQVHCSAMEWVDVDKWYADRVVLIGDAAHASSPLMGQGGCMAMEDAVVLAEVLSSASTLEQALAAYVVRRRPRVTWVQQQSMATAEALRMPPAVRNPALRERGNEMLRSRFGPLLAPP, encoded by the coding sequence ATGGCTGATATCCCGCGTATTTTGATCGTCGGCGGAGGCATCGCCGGCCTTACCCTTGCCGCTGCCCTTCACCGGCGTGCGTTCAAGCCGGAACTCGTCGAGCGAAGCCCAACCTGGGACGCCATCGCGATCGGAGCCGGGATCGGTGTCCAGCCCAACGGCATGCGGGTCATGCACGCGCTCGGCATGGGCGCAGCCATCGAGGAGCGAGGATGGGTCAACCCTCGATGGTGCTTTTGCGATCAGCAGGGCGACGTGCTCTGCGAGACCGACCTGGCGACACTGTGGGGCGCGGTCGGACGCTGGGTGGCCATCGCGCGGACAGACCTTCACGAAGTGCTGGTGGCCGGCGCAGCCGGTGTGCCCCAGCGACTCGGTGTCTCCGTCGGCTCTCTGACGCGGCACGCATCCGGCGTCGTGGTCGGCTTCAGCGACGGATCGTCCGGCGAGTACGATCTGGTGGTCGGCGCCGACGGCATCGGCTCGACGGTGCGCCGGCTGACGGTGAGCACCGCCCGGCCCACCGACCTGGGCGCCATGAACTGGCGCGGTGTTGCACCGGTCCGGCCCCGTGGTTTGACGACGCTGCAATTCCTGCTCGGCGATGCGTGCTTTTTCGGCCTGAGCCCGGTGAGCGAAGGGCGCACGTACGGCTTCGGTTATGTCATGCAGCCGCGGGTCCACGATCCGGTGGAGGGCCGGCTGGCTCGGCTTCGCGGCCGCTTTGCGGAGTTTGGTCCCCTCGTGCAGGAGTATCTCGGCGCGTTCGATCGAGACGAGCAGGTCCACTGCTCGGCGATGGAGTGGGTGGACGTCGACAAGTGGTATGCGGACCGAGTGGTGCTGATCGGCGATGCCGCACACGCCAGTTCGCCGCTTATGGGCCAGGGTGGTTGCATGGCGATGGAGGACGCCGTCGTGCTCGCGGAGGTGCTGTCTTCGGCGTCCACGCTAGAGCAGGCCCTCGCGGCGTACGTCGTGCGCCGCCGGCCCAGGGTCACGTGGGTACAGCAACAGAGCATGGCAACGGCGGAGGCCCTGCGCATGCCGCCCGCGGTCCGGAACCCGGCGCTGCGCGAGCGGGGAAATGAGATGCTGCGGTCCAGGTTCGGACCGCTGCTCGCGCCGCCGTAA